From Pseudoalteromonas sp. DL-6, one genomic window encodes:
- a CDS encoding TerB family tellurite resistance protein: MFKQIKQLFSSIDQQDYDIEQHDLKTAVAALLIEVMRADNDLQADEQHTLSLTLKKYFDLTDEAVDELTEQASSSLDDAIDYFQFSKQINNQCSAKQRIEIVELLWRLAYADGELDPQEEYVIRRVANLLYVTHEDFIAAKLAATKL; this comes from the coding sequence ATGTTCAAACAAATTAAACAGCTTTTTTCGAGTATTGATCAGCAAGATTATGATATTGAACAACATGATTTAAAAACAGCGGTTGCCGCGTTATTAATTGAGGTTATGCGAGCGGATAACGACTTACAGGCAGATGAACAACATACGCTAAGTCTGACATTAAAAAAATATTTTGATTTAACTGATGAAGCAGTTGATGAGTTAACCGAACAAGCAAGCTCAAGTTTAGATGATGCCATTGATTATTTTCAATTTTCAAAGCAAATTAATAATCAATGCAGTGCAAAGCAGCGCATTGAAATAGTTGAACTGCTTTGGCGCTTAGCGTACGCAGACGGTGAACTTGATCCACAAGAAGAATACGTTATTCGTCGCGTTGCAAACTTGTTGTATGTTACCCATGAAGACTTTATTGCTGCAAAGCTTGCAGCAACAAAGTTATAG